From Flavobacterium sp. 102, a single genomic window includes:
- a CDS encoding Crp/Fnr family transcriptional regulator produces the protein MQIDLDLLFTWGAIAKEYKKGEMIFCEDEMANFYFQIIEGSIRMYNSNDEGKEFTQGYFSEGQSFGEPPVFINEIYPSTAVAFQDSKIIKLSKDKFLKILDEYPSIQKQFLNLMCRRIHSKTITSKDIINQKPEFRIMAFLNANKKGKLGCEKEQVPFTRQEIANFTGLRVETVIRALSKMAKAKKVDIINHKIFY, from the coding sequence ATGCAAATAGACTTAGATTTACTCTTCACTTGGGGCGCTATAGCTAAGGAATATAAAAAGGGCGAAATGATTTTTTGTGAAGATGAGATGGCCAACTTTTATTTTCAAATTATCGAAGGAAGTATTAGGATGTACAATTCCAATGACGAAGGCAAAGAGTTTACACAAGGCTATTTTTCGGAAGGTCAAAGTTTTGGAGAGCCACCTGTGTTTATCAATGAAATTTATCCTTCGACCGCTGTAGCTTTTCAAGACAGTAAAATAATTAAATTGTCCAAGGACAAGTTTTTAAAAATCTTGGATGAATATCCATCCATACAAAAACAATTTTTAAACTTGATGTGTCGTCGCATTCACTCAAAGACAATTACCTCTAAGGACATTATCAATCAAAAACCCGAATTCAGAATAATGGCCTTTTTAAATGCAAATAAAAAAGGAAAACTCGGATGTGAAAAAGAGCAAGTGCCTTTTACTCGACAAGAGATAGCCAATTTTACAGGCTTGAGAGTTGAAACCGTAATCAGGGCTTTATCAAAAATGGCCAAAGCCAAAAAAGTTGACATTATCAACCACAAAATATTTTACTAA
- a CDS encoding cbb3-type cytochrome c oxidase subunit I, with translation MNNTHYPFYFIASGLISLLLGLFCGLLGGFQYVIPEFIKETLPFQTLRPLHTLFVVSWVLLTATGGVYYYLGQNNEAKLPNQNLIKTHLWVFILSGLGIAISYLFKNFAGKEYLEFPSYFYFPIVLGWILFGLTYFKTLVPTFKNWPVYYWMWATGIVLMIYHFTEAHLWLLPYFKAHFVQNVAMQWKAGGSYVGSWNMLVYGTAIYVMTKISKEERYAKSGKAFFFFFLGLTNLMFGWAHHVYIIPTASWIRYLAYGISMTEWIILFSIIYDWKKNLSQKKKNEFALAYQFMRLADFWVFLNIILALLISIPAINLFTHGTHITVAHSMGTTIGINTLILLSSVTYILELNNCLVPVKRIQIGLKIFNISFFLFWISLLLMGIKKAHRTHFNQAISFAQFQDSMHWFYVLFVFFGLGILVGLYLIVFELLINIKKHLSSSLV, from the coding sequence ATGAATAATACCCATTATCCTTTTTACTTTATTGCTTCCGGATTGATTTCTTTACTATTGGGGTTGTTTTGCGGATTGCTTGGCGGTTTCCAATATGTTATTCCCGAATTTATCAAAGAAACACTACCGTTTCAGACACTTCGACCATTACATACTTTATTTGTCGTTTCATGGGTTTTACTAACGGCGACAGGCGGTGTTTACTATTATTTGGGTCAAAATAACGAAGCCAAATTACCCAATCAAAATCTGATTAAAACTCATTTGTGGGTATTTATTCTTAGCGGATTGGGAATTGCAATATCTTATTTATTTAAAAATTTTGCCGGAAAAGAATACCTCGAATTCCCAAGCTATTTCTATTTTCCAATTGTCTTAGGTTGGATTCTATTTGGTCTTACTTATTTCAAAACGTTAGTTCCGACTTTCAAAAATTGGCCGGTGTATTACTGGATGTGGGCCACAGGTATTGTGTTGATGATTTACCATTTCACCGAAGCGCATTTGTGGTTACTGCCCTATTTCAAAGCGCATTTTGTACAAAATGTAGCCATGCAATGGAAGGCCGGCGGTTCTTATGTAGGTTCTTGGAACATGTTGGTTTACGGCACGGCGATTTATGTTATGACCAAAATCAGCAAAGAGGAGCGTTATGCAAAGTCAGGGAAAGCGTTTTTCTTTTTCTTTTTAGGATTGACTAATTTGATGTTTGGCTGGGCGCATCACGTTTATATTATCCCGACAGCGTCATGGATAAGGTATCTCGCTTACGGCATTAGCATGACTGAATGGATTATACTCTTTTCGATTATTTATGACTGGAAAAAGAATTTGTCTCAGAAGAAAAAAAACGAGTTTGCTTTGGCTTATCAATTCATGCGCTTAGCTGATTTTTGGGTGTTTTTGAATATTATTTTGGCGCTGTTGATTTCTATTCCGGCTATCAATTTATTTACACATGGCACGCATATTACGGTGGCACATTCGATGGGAACTACCATTGGCATTAATACTTTGATATTGTTATCTTCAGTCACTTATATTTTGGAGTTGAATAACTGTTTGGTTCCCGTAAAGAGAATCCAAATTGGGCTCAAGATTTTCAACATTTCGTTTTTTCTTTTCTGGATCAGTTTGTTGTTGATGGGCATAAAAAAGGCCCATAGGACACACTTTAATCAAGCGATTTCTTTTGCCCAATTTCAGGATTCTATGCACTGGTTTTATGTCCTATTTGTGTTTTTCGGCCTAGGTATTTTGGTAGGATTGTATCTAATTGTCTTTGAACTGCTGATAAACATCAAAAAACATCTCTCTTCTTCCTTGGTATGA
- a CDS encoding FixH family protein, producing MKTLLKYTLAFFLLAITMTFTACSSDDDNTPTDELAELTKFKEFSNETHTIELYSHLGSLEQGFNEISLRIKDNTSGNYVTNAEVNWMPIMHMAMMSHSCPKSTVEKVTTNGTLYNGYIVFQMAQNATEYWDLKVDYTINGTDFTATSVIDVPASVKRRVNTFTGTDGAKYIVAYAEPHHPKVAVNDVVFGVWKMQDMMNFPVVNGYTVKIDPRMPSMGNHSSPNNVDATQKADGGLYEGKLSLTMTGYWKINLQLLNAEATVLKGEAITESVLESSIFFEIEF from the coding sequence ATGAAAACCTTATTAAAATATACGCTTGCCTTCTTTTTATTGGCCATTACAATGACATTTACCGCTTGTTCTTCTGATGATGACAACACGCCAACCGATGAATTAGCCGAACTCACAAAGTTCAAAGAATTCTCTAACGAAACACACACTATTGAACTGTATTCTCATTTAGGGAGTTTGGAGCAAGGCTTCAACGAAATTTCCCTTAGAATCAAAGACAACACTAGCGGTAATTATGTTACAAATGCCGAAGTAAACTGGATGCCAATAATGCACATGGCTATGATGAGCCATTCTTGCCCGAAATCGACGGTGGAAAAAGTTACTACTAACGGCACTTTATATAACGGTTACATTGTTTTTCAAATGGCTCAAAACGCAACCGAATACTGGGATTTAAAAGTAGACTACACCATCAATGGAACGGATTTCACCGCTACTTCTGTGATTGATGTTCCGGCTTCAGTTAAAAGAAGAGTGAATACTTTTACCGGTACTGATGGTGCAAAATACATCGTGGCTTATGCCGAACCACACCACCCTAAAGTCGCTGTTAATGATGTCGTTTTTGGCGTATGGAAAATGCAAGATATGATGAACTTCCCGGTTGTAAATGGTTATACCGTAAAAATAGACCCAAGAATGCCAAGCATGGGCAACCACAGTTCACCGAATAATGTTGACGCTACTCAAAAAGCAGACGGCGGCTTATACGAAGGCAAACTTTCCTTAACCATGACCGGTTATTGGAAAATCAACTTGCAATTGTTGAATGCCGAAGCCACGGTTTTAAAAGGCGAAGCCATTACCGAAAGCGTTTTGGAAAGCAGCATTTTCTTCGAAATCGAATTCTAA
- a CDS encoding fasciclin domain-containing protein, whose amino-acid sequence MKNSIKILLLACFFATVGCKQNSETPVETTEAIETQNVGQEGVQDETSNPNIVQVASGSKDHTTLVAAVKAAELVTSLSNAGPFTVFAPTNAAFDKLPAGTVDDLLKPEKKADLQNILGYHTYVGTLKVEYMQEGQEFDMVYGGKVKITKQGEKTFVNGSEIVASIETSNGIIHVIGDVLLPK is encoded by the coding sequence ATGAAAAATTCCATTAAAATTTTGCTTTTAGCTTGTTTTTTTGCTACTGTTGGTTGCAAACAAAACAGCGAAACTCCAGTTGAAACCACCGAAGCCATAGAGACCCAAAATGTAGGTCAGGAAGGTGTACAAGACGAAACCTCCAATCCAAATATTGTTCAGGTGGCTTCCGGAAGTAAAGACCACACTACATTAGTAGCGGCTGTAAAAGCGGCTGAGTTAGTAACTTCTTTAAGCAATGCCGGACCTTTTACCGTTTTTGCGCCAACCAATGCCGCTTTTGATAAATTACCGGCCGGAACCGTTGATGATTTATTAAAACCGGAAAAAAAAGCCGATTTGCAAAACATTTTAGGCTATCACACTTATGTGGGAACCTTGAAGGTAGAATACATGCAAGAAGGACAAGAGTTTGACATGGTTTATGGAGGCAAAGTAAAAATCACCAAGCAAGGCGAAAAAACTTTTGTAAACGGCTCTGAAATTGTAGCTTCGATTGAAACTTCCAACGGGATTATTCACGTAATCGGAGACGTCTTACTTCCAAAATAG
- a CDS encoding cytochrome c — MIPPRKYLFLLLLLLALFSSYNYIIYTDTSAYGNVRLSEKALQGEKLWLQNNCNSCHQIYGLGGYLGPDLTNVYSFRKRDEKFLKSMFNSGIKTMPRFDFNETEKEELLQYLKEIDQTGQYPNTKAKIEADGWVKIQNQNETHE; from the coding sequence ATGATTCCACCGAGAAAATACCTATTCTTATTGCTGCTATTGTTGGCTTTATTTTCAAGTTACAATTATATTATTTATACCGATACGTCGGCTTATGGAAATGTACGATTGTCAGAAAAGGCGCTTCAGGGCGAGAAACTTTGGCTACAAAACAATTGTAATTCCTGTCATCAAATTTATGGTTTGGGCGGTTATCTCGGACCCGATTTGACCAATGTATATTCCTTTAGAAAGCGGGATGAGAAGTTTTTGAAATCAATGTTCAACAGTGGTATTAAAACCATGCCGAGGTTTGATTTCAATGAAACTGAAAAAGAAGAATTGTTACAGTATCTCAAAGAAATAGACCAAACCGGACAGTATCCGAATACCAAAGCCAAGATTGAGGCTGATGGTTGGGTCAAAATTCAAAACCAAAATGAAACGCATGAATAA